From Bacteroidia bacterium, the proteins below share one genomic window:
- a CDS encoding outer membrane beta-barrel protein produces MKKVILLVLISISIGFQAFSQKKKRPDSIKRYSSSLLFGANYMIKSTWNFNKNLNKWGEDSKVQPGFGSSYGLAFFWYANNHIGIGLNPAFTTYNLKWTGLDTLAGNQVSYESGVKFTGFDIPLYAKYMLESGAYFELGFQYGMLFSANYKSSSTKDQYVVEKNTISSWNKTYYAPIIGFGFDMYLAEDLFLNGGVRIAYGVNNMRGHDGIPLKDDGITPGPNSLLDGTLYDTKRTSHFFWGGVNVGILYRIDI; encoded by the coding sequence ATGAAAAAAGTAATTTTACTTGTATTAATTTCCATAAGTATTGGCTTTCAAGCCTTTTCTCAAAAAAAGAAAAGACCGGATAGCATAAAGCGATATAGTTCTTCTTTGCTATTCGGGGCAAATTATATGATAAAATCAACCTGGAATTTTAATAAAAATTTGAATAAATGGGGAGAAGATTCTAAGGTTCAACCTGGTTTTGGAAGTTCTTATGGACTTGCTTTTTTTTGGTATGCCAATAATCATATTGGAATAGGCCTTAATCCTGCTTTTACTACTTATAATTTGAAATGGACAGGTTTGGATACCCTGGCAGGTAATCAGGTTTCATATGAAAGTGGAGTTAAATTTACCGGATTTGATATCCCATTATATGCTAAGTATATGTTGGAGTCAGGTGCATATTTTGAGTTAGGATTTCAATATGGTATGCTATTTAGTGCTAATTATAAATCTTCAAGTACCAAAGATCAATATGTAGTAGAAAAAAACACGATATCTTCTTGGAATAAGACGTATTATGCGCCAATAATTGGTTTTGGATTTGATATGTATCTTGCAGAAGATTTGTTTTTGAACGGTGGTGTCAGAATTGCATATGGAGTAAATAATATGCGCGGTCACGATGGCATTCCATTGAAAGATGATGGAATTACTCCAGGACCAAATTCTCTTTTGGATGGCACACTATACGATACTAAACGGACTTCTCACTTTTTTTGGGGAGGTGTTAATGTGGGCATTCTTTATCGGATAGATATCTAG